A segment of the Populus alba chromosome 9, ASM523922v2, whole genome shotgun sequence genome:
CATTACAGTTGACAATCTCCTGCCAACAGCCCAAAACTACTGTTTTGTCTCAACCCCCTTCTCCCTTCCTCTATATAAACACCGATACACCATATACACTCACATTGATTACATAATCTTCTCAACCAACCTAGCATCATCCACCATATCTACTCCTTTCACCTCCAAAAAACAAGTAATTGCAACACCAAGACACAGAGAAACAGAGAAGAGGGGCGCTTTTCCTGTTTAATTTTTGGAGGGAGAGGTACATTTGCATGGAGGTTGCTTCTATTTTAATATGCCTCTTTCTTTCTAGCCTTCTCTCTTATCCCCTCTTAAAGAAGATGCGGAGGCCCTGGAGGATACCTAAACAAAGAGCAAAGCTTCCTCCGGGTTCAATGGGCTGGCCTTTTGTAGGTGAAACTCTCCAACTTTATACTCAAGACCCAAATGTCTTCTTTGTTACAAGGCAAAAAAGGTTCTAGTGATTACCATACGAACTTGATTTCCTTTCTCAAGATTTCCTATTGCATGGATTTGAAGTTTGGAAAAACCaactttttggtgtttttttcctctttttcagACATGGAGAAGTATTCAAAAGCCACATACTCGGCTGCCCTTGTGTTATGCTAGCTAGCCCTGAGGGTGCAAGATTTGTGCTGGTGACTCATGCTCAACTGTTCAAGCCTACATACCCCAAAAGCAAAGAGAAGATGATTGGCCCTTCAGCTCTCTTTTTTCACCAGGGAAATTACCACAATCTTATAAGGAAGTTGGTTCAAAGTTCTTTATCCCCAGACACAATCCGGAAACTAATTCCCAGCATCGAATCCGTAGCCATCTCTGCCTTAGAATCATGGTCCAGTGGGCATATCATCAACACCTTTCATGAAATGAAGAAGGTTTGGTTCAAGAaagtaaactaatttttttttctgaattaaataaaatattacccATCTCTTAagtaagcaaaaataaaataaaatgctagCTTATGACTAGCTCTTTTGAATACATATGCAAAGCTCATGGCTCTTAAATGCGTTCTTGGCTTATCTAGATTATTTAAGCATATGGGGTTGCAATTTAATTGTCCCATTGCTCCTCTTTTTTACTGCAATCGATTAGTAATTcctaatttcaattttgtttttattgttgtgttctTCCTGGAGTTTCTGATCCCTGGGTCCTCCACTCCATGTTTGCATCAGGATTCTctaattagttttgttttttttttcctttggctCTACACGCAGTTTTCTTTAGACGTCGGCATTCTTTCTATCTTTGGTCACTTGAACAGCAACTTTAGACAGATGCTGAATGACAACTACCACATAGTAGATAAGGGTTACAATTCATTTCCAACAAAAATTCCAGGAACTGCTTACCACAAAGCTCTTTCGGTAAGAAATGTCTTGTCCACCTTCCACCTCAATAGTAGCCTCCAAGGAATTTgaatttgactattttttttccttgatggtTATCAAAGGCAAGGAAAAGGCTTAATCAAATACTGAGTGAGATAATTTGTGAGAGGAAAGAGAAAGGACTACTAGAGAAGGATTTCTTGGGTAATCTTCTGAACTTCAAAAATGAGAAGGGAGAAATCCTAACTGAGGATCAAATTGCTGACAACATTATAGGAGTGCTTTTTGCTGCTCAGGACACGACAGCTAGTGTTCTGACATGGATTCTAAAATACCTCCATGATGACCAAAAACTACTAGAAGCTGTTAAGGTGAGAAGTTCTtagaatttatttctttttcaaaatcccAGATTGTTAATCAGCTCTTAAATAACTCAAGTTACCGTGAATAACTGTTTTTATACATTCCAGGCAGAGCAAATGGCGATATACGAAGCGAATGGAAGAGGAGAGAAGCCCCTGACATGGGCACAGACAAGAAATATGCCACTTACATACAGGGTATCTAGTACTATTTACATTAGAATATACTTATTGCCAAAgtaggcttaattgagaaagaATAAGTAATTATATGAAATCCACAGGTTATATTAGAGAGCTTGAGGATGGCAAGCATAATATCTTTCACATTCAGGGAAGCAATAGTTGATGTTGAGTACCATGGTGAGGATTTAAACCAAAACTTATCTGTAATGACCATGGTATTTAAaagctatgatttttttttgaaagagagAATTTATTACATTTATAGGATACCTAATACCAAAGGGATGGAAGGTGTTGCCGTTGTTCAGGAACATTCATCACAACCCAGAATTCTTTCCCGATCCTCGCATTCTCGACCCGTCAAGGTTTGAGGTAtgtgacataaaaagaaaggaaatcttCACTGAAACAATTTTTCCAGCTTTGGTGGTTGATGTCTGTCTCTGTCACGTATATACTTGTGTGTGAGAAGATGAGAGCacgtatttatttatttatttactttttccgATCTGGGTTGCTGGTGGATGCAGGTTGCCCCCAAGCCCAACACTTTCATGCCATTTGGAAATGGAGTGCATGCTTGCGCTGGCAATGAAATTGCCAAGCTGGAGATGCTTGTCTTGATCCATCATCTAGTGACCAGATTCAGGTACAGTTCCGGCATATTTCATCCCTCCGGTGACCAGCTATTTCGCTGAAATCTTGTGAACGAAAGTGATGATCTTTTTTGCAGGTGGGAAGTGGTGGGATCACAAAACGGGATTCAATACGGCCCATTTCCTGTACCCCATCAAGGACTCCCAGCCAGATTTTGGAAAGAACCTGTCAATCTCGAATAAGATGCCTGTGCCTGCTCTCGTTCAAGATGCTTTCCACCCTCCTAACCCAGCCGCTGTAGTTTTTTCAAGGGGTCCCTATCTCTTGATTACTAAATGCATGCTTTGCCTAAAGTTACTCTTACTGCTTGTAATGAGGAGGTGATCGGTCCCAATTATCCCAGTGTGAGTCCGTGGACTATGCTTTATGCAAATTAATATGCGTAGCTCTTGCATTCTGTGTAagctttatttttgtcaatatactaataataataactataaattataaaagagtTACAAGATCTCCATGGCTCATATCCATCATCAACTGAGAGAATACCACTTGTTCATGTCAACTTAACCTCGCGCGAGGGGTTTGGCAGCAGTGGTGTCAGAAAGAACCACGTGTTCGTGTTCTGGCTGGCCGAGTGAACCCTAACAGGAGTGGTTCTGCCGTCTTGATCAGCTGGCTTGTGTGGTGTGGTTTGGTTTTTAAGctgctagtgtttttttttatcttttcgtGTTTTTCCGTTCAATGCGTACGAGCTatcaaaaagtaaataaataaagtgacGGGTCAACAATGTGTAAATGTTAATATCCAGATTTTTGTGCTATTCGATCCCAAGTTCCCAGCCATTTATCAAAGCACCAATCcattattaagaacaaatatGAAACCGTCTATTCTTACACAATCATAGCTCCTCAGCACTTGACCtaacaaaatccaaaaagaaaaaaaaagaaaaaggaacatagatagaaaaacaaatagttaGTTAAATATTCTAGGTTATTGAATCATGGAAAATTTTTATAGGATCCACCAACTTATTGATGAAACTCTAGAATTATCCTTGTAGGCTTCCTAAAGTACTCCTAGCTCACAATATTAGTTAATGCTAGGTAATTCCACCTTACCTtaattaaggaaaaaacaatcaatattgaagaaattttaaaaaaaaaaaaacttattgaaaCCTAAAGAATAGGTTAACCCCGTTTAATTTTCAttagttttgtatttattgaccatataaaaccctaaataacataaaataaccTCTTATTAAATCATGCCTAACCTACATAGTATATTATTATCActttattttacttataaaaactctaaaaacactcaataatattaaaatttgaaaataataaaactacaCCAAAGTTCATCAAATTGTTAAACCACAtctctatttttatataagatttttcatGTTACTGTCTTATATTACTTTTTACTCATTTGGAGAAAATTATCTATAAAATGTGTATTAttccattttgaaaaaaaaatccgttctataagaaaaaaaaatgaaaataaaggttcaaaaaatatttacccatgcctatattttttaaaagttctaTTCACATCACatgcaattaaaaataactctATCATTCGAGTTCCATAAATTTTAAGGCAATTAAAAgattacatgatcgttaatttcatgGCCTATAAGATTAGTTGAAGGTATGTGGAAACTGGTCCGGACATTGAcgttaataatattaacaaaaataactctttaaaataaaaataaaaatccattctCATGTCATATTACTGTACAGAATAAAACTATTCACTTAATACACTTtacatattcatataatataaatatattttattttaataaataatgaaactccttttctgtttttgtaagAAAGACGTGAAAGTTTCTTATAACaagatatgaaaaatatattttgaatttctaattatgttgataaataaattgGTGGAAATTTATCAGTGGTtattattttcaagagattGAATTATAAATAGCCATACACATGTATATATGGAATAAACACGTATAAATATTAACTATTAGCTATTTTATACCcatagtttttatttcaatacaATAAAGATTCATTTATATGTTTTAACAATCAATAAACTAGTTTAATTACAAATGATGAAGCTGTACATAAGACTTTacacatttttaaaaccaaacattttaatttaacaaatgCTAAGTATATTTGCTTATAAGCAATTCAAAATAATCTATTAgagattatataaaaataaataaattaaaacaatacacATGCGAGATGTGCCAAAAACATATTCTATCTAAGCAGAAGCCCCGGTGATCAGGATTCAAGCAAGACCGAGGTGGTTGGTGGGTATTGCTTGTTAACAAGTTAGGGCTCCAGCAGCAAAACACTTGttctttgtttattattttcacGGGCTTGGTCAGAGCCCTGGCAGTACAAACCAGGGCCCAGGTCTATCAATTTCAGATTAAACAAGCCAGAAGCCCAGACTTCTGACTATTTAGCCATGAAATGGCAACGAAGATGAGCTTTGCAGAGGATGAAATACAGGgtgatttataatattaacatattaaaataatttaaaaatataaaaaataatataaaaaaaaatataaaaaaaatttaaatatttttaaaacataggaaccagaaaaacaagaacaagaaatttatttaatatataaggAGTACGAGAATCGGCTAAAGCAAAGCTGCCTAACCTAAAAAACGATGGGCTCATCCCATCCTACCCCCACGTGACGCCAACAACctcctaaaaagaaaaaagaaaaaagaatcatttTCCTTGTCAAACAAATAAATGGGTAAATATCAGATTAGTCCCAACAAATTACCCATTTCTCAAGTAGGACCCGATctattattttcatcaaatgGATCTCTATTTGTTCATAAGTTTTCAATCGAGTCCTTTATTCTAGAATGAATGCATAAATTTTCacataaaatgttaatattatGCAAAATCTACTTCTTTTCTTGACATACGTAAATAGTGACTTTGAATAGAGAAAAGAATTAGCCTTGATACATGGCAGAGTCTATTGACAAAAGAACAAGTCTGGGAAACAATTGAGGACTGTTGTACAATCCGGGGACTAATATGGGATTGCCCTATAAATGAAACAGCGCCCATTTTTTTTCGCTGTCTCCCAGCACGGACACTAAAAAACACAGCGAGATCTGATTGTCTCAATAACCCCAAATTTATTACTCGTCATAAAGAACACCTCCTTCTTTCTCACtttaatttttactaaaattagtGAAATTCGTTAGCAGTTGAGTTGCTTTGCTCGTAATTTGGATTATTATGGGAGAATTAACGACAATAATTGATGCTTAACTCTACAATTTTGGTTGGAGATCTCTCGCATGGACTCGATCTTGAGCCACAATGGCTCTGCAGACCCCTCTCATTTCCTCCTTTCCATTTGCTTCGCTTTTAGTTTCTTCCCTGCTCGCTTCTTATTGGACAGATTCCTTTTTCGAGTAAGATTTctctgcttctttttttatttagttatttttccaGTTTTTATCATTTCTATTGCTGTTTAGTTATCGGAGgagaatttatttatgaattgatCAGGATTTAAGGAATTTTATTGGAATCTGAGGTTGATGAATGATGAATGATGAATGAGATTTTAAATTGAGGTGAAACAGAAGCACAGGCTTTAAATTCTAAGCAAATcttattgttttgtaattttatttctttcaacgAGGATATAGTCATGGAGAATTTTATTACCTCTCCCTttcatttttcatgttattagaGGACAGCTTTAAGGATATAGATCTCGTTTGATTTCCGTTACCTTCGTTTTTGAAAAGATCTGTTTTGAAATCACCGTGCATCAATCTTTCATGATCCCGTTGTTTGACTTCATGAGTTGCTACAgtgcttgaaaaataattgctaaGGGTTTTTCAGTTTTAGTATCGTGACTAAGGCCTTGAAATGTAAAATAGTATGGATTTTTGTTCCCTCTATCAGAAACAGTTAAGGTTGTTGCAATGTTTGCTTTTGCTCTAAAAAGTTCCCTACAGCTCTGACGATCTTCTTATTTGCAAGTGGCCTTGGCCGCAGTGAGTGGTAGGAAATATTGTGTGAACAACATTTTTAATTGCTATCATACAATGTCAGTTATAGGCGCTTATGTCTTTATTTAAGCCAGCAGATCAGAAAAAAATTTGCGTGCAAGTCTGTAACTCTATGCTATACTAatgttgaatatttattttccttacaATTCAGGGTATCCATGTGCCCAATATGACCACTTTATCATAGTTCTTGCTTTGTTTCTTGCCTACTGTGACTCCATGCATAGAAAAATATGCCTGCCTTTTATCCATAGGATCCTGATAAATTCTCCATATCTCTCAGAGGCTGGCCATTTGGTTGTTGCATAGTAAAGCCAGAGCCATTCCATCAAGGATTGATGAGGCAACTATT
Coding sequences within it:
- the LOC118059219 gene encoding abscisic acid 8'-hydroxylase 4; this encodes MEVASILICLFLSSLLSYPLLKKMRRPWRIPKQRAKLPPGSMGWPFVGETLQLYTQDPNVFFVTRQKRHGEVFKSHILGCPCVMLASPEGARFVLVTHAQLFKPTYPKSKEKMIGPSALFFHQGNYHNLIRKLVQSSLSPDTIRKLIPSIESVAISALESWSSGHIINTFHEMKKFSLDVGILSIFGHLNSNFRQMLNDNYHIVDKGYNSFPTKIPGTAYHKALSARKRLNQILSEIICERKEKGLLEKDFLGNLLNFKNEKGEILTEDQIADNIIGVLFAAQDTTASVLTWILKYLHDDQKLLEAVKAEQMAIYEANGRGEKPLTWAQTRNMPLTYRVILESLRMASIISFTFREAIVDVEYHGYLIPKGWKVLPLFRNIHHNPEFFPDPRILDPSRFEVAPKPNTFMPFGNGVHACAGNEIAKLEMLVLIHHLVTRFRWEVVGSQNGIQYGPFPVPHQGLPARFWKEPVNLE